A genomic window from Euryarchaeota archaeon includes:
- a CDS encoding Ig-like domain-containing protein produces the protein MRENIMEERVGSIVRATFVALLACLVVSSVASAHNGGPTANAGADQEIVAGASASFSASGSNASSGHNLILYSWNFGDSGSGSNSGTGQSVTHAYTTEGTYTVSLTVTDDESPANTATDTATVTVRANDTVAPTINHTQPSTTPTAGSAINITSNVTDNVAVSAVTLFYKNTTGSSYVNTTMTRVGTSAVYYASIPGTVTTANVNYYIQAVDTKPGTPNSALLPAGAPSTNFTINVSDSQAPTVTHTATTSGTASTAVNLTADVTDNLNVSIVQIKYRVGTSGTFTTVNMSRGTGTNWTGQIPASAVTSSGVQYWIKGQDASQNNGTAPSGADEVGSAVYTIGVSSALAPTVTHTNLTSATAGTDSTVTAVVAGNGGRGITNVSLFYKTGNSSTWVLAPSSAFNNLSVATTYTGALNGSWIDDKGIYYYINATDSSNETASKPSAGRADPYFVPAPPGTPASLATTRTGYTTMSLTWTAPTTTTNNTVSYYKVYRRGSTSTGTAAALSTGTTVTSASYTDTGLTNGTAYLYNVSAVDAFGNEGALTTEVLGKATPGSPSGLVAYRNGTATMNLVWTAPSTTSNNAAAYYKVYRKPANTTETLTALSTGTSVTTTSYSDTTVVDGTAYNYTVAAVDASGNEGSQSTERLGGATFVAASTTTGSSGDSGSTGCTSTAFPSFGTLTPSDGATVTNTARPTISAAYTGNGALTTTQLKLDGTAQTSGPSFGTSSVSFTPAANLTNGSHTINVTIANCFGSRSTGWTFTVSVTTTAADTTLPVIAGVTPTDGSTVTDATPTIGADYSDNVGIDVAVVSLKLDGSAVSATAGATSVAFTPTVALSDGSHAVSLTVKDAAGNAATKNWTFIVNTVPAADTTKPAFGNASPADGSTVETNKPEIAITYSDNVGVVASSVTLTLDGTRVTSGVTTTANGLSFTPSTALANGSHAVVVSVADAAGNTATESWSFTVTLPDTESPKIVSLVAPAAGSKVKGTIAISAIVTDNVRVTKVEFFVDGEKVNLEVDPPYDFSIDTTDFKDGTHTIKAIAYDAAGNTVAREVTVTIENGAAKPASKPLIPGPGVALALLAIAGAVALRRRK, from the coding sequence ATGAGGGAAAACATCATGGAGGAAAGGGTCGGATCAATAGTACGTGCGACGTTCGTGGCGCTTCTCGCCTGTCTCGTCGTTTCAAGTGTAGCGAGCGCCCATAACGGAGGCCCCACCGCGAATGCCGGAGCCGACCAGGAGATAGTGGCGGGTGCCTCGGCGTCGTTCTCCGCGTCGGGGAGCAACGCCTCGAGCGGTCACAACCTGATCCTCTACTCGTGGAACTTCGGCGACTCCGGTAGCGGTTCCAATTCGGGCACCGGTCAATCGGTGACGCACGCATACACGACCGAGGGGACGTACACCGTCTCTCTCACGGTCACCGACGACGAATCGCCGGCGAACACGGCCACCGACACGGCCACGGTGACGGTGCGCGCGAACGACACGGTCGCGCCGACGATCAACCACACGCAGCCCTCGACGACGCCCACGGCCGGGTCCGCCATCAACATCACATCAAACGTCACGGACAATGTGGCGGTCTCCGCGGTGACGTTGTTCTACAAGAACACCACTGGATCGTCGTACGTCAACACGACCATGACGCGGGTCGGGACGAGCGCGGTGTATTACGCGAGCATCCCGGGCACGGTCACCACGGCGAACGTGAACTACTACATCCAGGCGGTCGACACAAAGCCTGGAACGCCTAACTCGGCGCTCCTACCCGCGGGCGCCCCGTCGACGAACTTCACGATCAATGTGAGTGACAGTCAGGCACCGACGGTGACGCACACGGCGACCACGTCGGGGACCGCTAGCACGGCAGTGAACCTCACCGCCGACGTGACGGACAACCTCAACGTCTCGATCGTACAGATCAAGTACCGCGTTGGCACGAGCGGCACGTTCACGACCGTGAACATGTCGCGCGGAACCGGCACCAACTGGACCGGGCAGATCCCGGCTTCGGCGGTCACAAGTTCGGGCGTACAGTATTGGATCAAGGGCCAAGACGCGTCGCAGAACAATGGCACTGCCCCGAGCGGTGCCGACGAAGTCGGTTCCGCCGTCTACACCATCGGCGTCTCGTCCGCGCTTGCGCCTACCGTCACCCACACGAACCTCACCTCCGCGACGGCGGGCACTGATTCGACTGTCACCGCGGTGGTTGCCGGTAACGGCGGTCGCGGCATCACGAACGTGTCCCTGTTCTACAAGACGGGCAATTCTAGCACGTGGGTGCTTGCGCCTTCCTCGGCGTTCAATAACCTCTCGGTCGCCACGACCTATACTGGGGCGCTCAACGGCTCATGGATCGACGACAAGGGCATCTATTACTACATCAACGCGACGGACAGTTCGAACGAGACCGCGAGCAAGCCATCGGCGGGAAGGGCGGACCCGTACTTCGTCCCCGCGCCCCCCGGAACACCCGCCAGTCTCGCGACGACTCGCACCGGTTACACCACGATGAGTCTCACATGGACGGCTCCCACGACCACGACGAACAACACGGTCAGCTATTACAAAGTCTACAGGCGCGGTTCGACGTCCACCGGCACGGCGGCAGCGCTGTCGACCGGAACGACCGTCACGTCGGCAAGTTACACCGATACGGGCCTCACCAACGGCACGGCGTACCTTTACAACGTGTCGGCCGTCGACGCCTTCGGAAACGAAGGAGCGCTGACCACAGAGGTGTTGGGAAAAGCGACTCCGGGATCTCCCAGTGGACTCGTGGCCTACCGTAACGGAACGGCGACGATGAACCTCGTGTGGACTGCGCCCTCGACGACCTCCAACAACGCCGCCGCGTATTACAAAGTCTACCGCAAACCGGCCAATACGACGGAGACGCTCACGGCCCTGTCCACCGGGACTAGTGTCACGACGACGAGCTACAGCGACACGACGGTAGTGGACGGGACCGCGTACAATTACACGGTTGCCGCCGTGGACGCGTCCGGCAACGAAGGAAGCCAATCCACCGAGAGGTTGGGCGGGGCGACCTTTGTCGCGGCCTCAACGACGACCGGCTCCAGCGGGGACAGCGGCTCGACGGGATGCACATCGACGGCGTTCCCGTCTTTCGGCACGTTGACGCCTAGCGACGGCGCCACGGTCACGAACACGGCGCGGCCGACGATCTCGGCGGCCTACACCGGCAACGGCGCCCTCACCACGACGCAGCTGAAGCTCGATGGGACCGCGCAAACCTCGGGGCCGTCGTTCGGGACGAGTTCCGTGAGTTTCACGCCGGCCGCGAACCTCACCAACGGTTCGCACACGATCAACGTGACCATCGCGAACTGCTTCGGGTCCCGCTCCACCGGTTGGACGTTCACGGTCAGCGTGACGACCACGGCCGCCGACACGACGCTCCCGGTCATCGCCGGTGTGACGCCGACGGACGGGTCGACCGTCACGGACGCGACGCCGACGATCGGCGCGGATTACTCCGACAACGTAGGGATCGACGTTGCCGTCGTCTCCCTCAAGCTCGACGGTTCCGCGGTCTCCGCGACGGCTGGCGCCACGTCCGTCGCGTTCACGCCGACGGTCGCCCTTTCGGATGGTTCGCACGCCGTTAGCCTCACTGTGAAGGACGCGGCAGGTAACGCGGCGACCAAGAATTGGACGTTCATCGTCAATACGGTGCCGGCGGCGGACACGACCAAGCCGGCCTTTGGAAACGCCAGCCCCGCCGATGGATCGACCGTGGAGACGAACAAGCCGGAGATCGCCATCACGTACTCCGACAACGTCGGCGTGGTCGCATCATCCGTCACCTTGACGCTTGACGGGACACGAGTTACCTCGGGCGTTACCACGACTGCAAACGGCCTGAGTTTCACGCCCTCGACGGCGCTGGCGAACGGTTCGCACGCCGTCGTTGTAAGCGTGGCCGATGCCGCCGGTAACACTGCGACCGAATCCTGGTCGTTCACGGTGACGCTACCCGACACGGAGAGCCCGAAGATCGTCTCGCTCGTCGCTCCCGCGGCCGGCTCCAAGGTGAAAGGCACGATCGCCATCAGCGCCATAGTGACCGACAATGTCAGGGTCACCAAGGTGGAGTTCTTCGTCGACGGCGAAAAGGTCAACCTCGAAGTCGATCCGCCCTACGACTTCAGCATCGATACGACGGACTTCAAGGATGGCACGCACACCATCAAGGCGATCGCTTACGACGCGGCGGGGAACACCGTCGCAAGGGAAGTCACCGTGACGATCGAGAACGGCGCGGCGAAGCCCGCCTCGAAGCCCCTCATCCCGGGCCCTGGTGTGGCACTGGCCCTGTTGGCCATCGCCGGCGCGGTGGCGCTGCGGCGCCGCAAGTAG
- a CDS encoding carboxypeptidase regulatory-like domain-containing protein — protein sequence MDPTPEFRKLDRSVIPPAATIVWNLTLSYAADAGVGSLNWTAVSVETIPLGLSVRLTGAGVDVDMRTATVAALNLADGNGSPVIMSFQITISSGAAAPPPTSNKLANGGFENGTGIDADNWTLYWTVDEPVERINTTPQAGLFALQITSNSNGSFVQANQSLNATENGTGILNLNADVKKVSGNQTSAGIGFQVEFELVGNGSYFLDVGFASPAVGPYQHFAFDVRVPPGSTRLVDFSIDTTGRGVWQVDNLTLINLPPTQCSDGVDNDFNNLSDFPDDPGCTGVHDQSESGFVSGGPAICSNGQDDDFDGFIDLSDPGCDGPDDQSEFNDFVGGGFHNITGHVLFEVQPGSSSGVCVAAFASFDDPQPAGMYMTGPPASGNVTVTNMSPSGSFFDVFYTLSSVADGSYNVVAFADNTTGPTSTCDEPQNGQPFGFHGGFPPAMVGLFGSDRSNVNIIILANDTFSQGEFGGPSGEFGFSVCNDGIDNDNDGMIDNQDPDCSGGGPGGPGGPGGVCLVGSGGATLQGFVLSEFGDPATFQGLGIKNTTSGSFVAGNQTNETGFYQCSVNAGPFTVEMGTPDFGYGSNSVTVTGSDVVNRTVVWANITLSFNNRPQFQGPTTFYGGTINGTIRFNNGTNITGARISVFPHFEETGPGGGEAPPPQDPNSIFNQFGYAETASPYSITRLANGSYDMFIEAPGVGSAFIPNQENNITFTNVNQNSVSLIYFNYTFSPPGSISGRVTQTNGSGVAGANINAFGQSGGGFTQTDATGNYTLNIAPGTYGMQVEPPFGSPLERASLFFDFFSGTGGVTVTQGNTTIQNFTLGVGASIGGRVVDGSGNPIAFANVNVFSDCFGPGPCDFRYNFGQSNATGVFNLTGTTPGSYRYRVEPPFGTGFSTNESSSSIAVTAGNHTNLGDIVLRTGGSMTGCVRDDNGAPLSNLFINVFPFIEGPGGFFGGGGFGQTNSTGCFLVRGLVAGNYSVEVNPPFGSDLRRFRQDRVQLNDSEAKELGNITLSTGGAIQGFIFTGAGAPVSRAFVNAFKIQFGPPGANQDFSGSFGFAQSDANGFYRIGGLSNGSFGMFVDPPFGSGLSSAQVDPFGTGESILVASTAWRNFTLDSGGILTGRVTDGTSAVQNAWVNVFSFEGGWGGAPTGPDGRFTIDGLRSANYQLNVFPPFGSSLTSAQRNNINVTAGSTTDIGFVNLSAGITISGKINKTDGTNVSNAFINAWEIGSFGFFGAFGFAQSNFEGDYTIRGLNAGTYNLRVEAPFGSGLSSVEAQNVVLNESIVRNFTLGAGGSISGQVFKADTGDGMNFANVWVYSPTTNSGGGGQTNITGHFNVSGLAPANDYGLFVDPGFFNSAYQSTNIVPINVTSGNTTTGLITQFSGAVANLSNISLGRGGEIFGRVIDSSGNGVSFAFVNAFVEGGSFGWTMTGGDGRFTVRGLSDPGSSPYHLRIDPPQGSVFVPTSVDVSWAASGSTDAGNITLSGGKTVTGYVFQSDGTTPISGANVNIWSPALFGAGGSTTTNATGFYNLSGLPASTFDVNVDPGSGQPPRFFGAALVVNATGDCVFSGTSKPGCADVNVVLQSPGNVRFRVTDGASNQPNVYVNLWDDSTGFGRLQYTNSTGNTSFTDLPPGNYSYQILLPGCIPVLQVDNLPIAAGDNGEVLVTLSASTPWYVRGNLTGANVSGISVLIIRNATASNATGLGSFSYSNFTVTNTTGFFQFGLNTSRDVPEGVYELRFLNSTGSQIGNSTMTVVQASSNYAGSAPTTSREALSLASGGGDIELSVARV from the coding sequence ATGGACCCAACGCCTGAGTTTCGAAAACTCGATAGGTCGGTCATTCCGCCGGCGGCCACAATCGTTTGGAACTTGACATTGAGCTACGCCGCGGACGCGGGAGTTGGTTCACTCAACTGGACTGCGGTTTCTGTCGAGACCATTCCGCTTGGCCTGTCGGTTCGGCTCACGGGTGCCGGAGTCGACGTCGATATGCGAACCGCGACGGTGGCAGCATTGAACCTCGCGGACGGAAACGGTTCACCGGTGATCATGTCATTCCAGATTACGATTTCCAGCGGCGCTGCAGCCCCTCCTCCAACCTCGAACAAACTCGCGAACGGTGGCTTCGAGAACGGCACGGGGATTGACGCCGACAACTGGACCCTTTATTGGACGGTCGACGAGCCCGTCGAGCGCATCAACACTACGCCGCAGGCCGGTCTATTCGCGCTTCAGATTACGAGCAATTCGAATGGTTCCTTCGTGCAGGCGAACCAATCCCTCAACGCGACGGAGAACGGCACTGGCATCCTCAATTTGAACGCGGATGTGAAAAAAGTCTCCGGTAACCAGACGTCCGCCGGCATTGGGTTCCAAGTCGAGTTCGAGCTTGTCGGAAATGGATCCTATTTCTTGGACGTGGGCTTCGCGTCGCCGGCGGTCGGACCATACCAGCATTTCGCTTTCGACGTCCGGGTGCCACCGGGGTCGACACGGCTTGTCGATTTCAGCATCGATACCACGGGGCGGGGTGTCTGGCAAGTGGACAATCTGACGCTCATCAATCTCCCCCCAACGCAATGTTCGGACGGCGTTGACAACGACTTCAACAACCTGTCCGATTTTCCCGACGATCCGGGATGCACCGGGGTCCACGATCAGAGCGAGTCGGGATTCGTCAGTGGCGGGCCAGCAATCTGTAGCAATGGTCAAGATGATGACTTTGACGGTTTCATAGACCTCTCGGATCCCGGCTGCGACGGACCGGACGACCAAAGCGAGTTCAATGATTTCGTCGGTGGTGGATTCCACAACATCACGGGCCACGTTCTCTTCGAGGTGCAACCTGGATCGTCCTCTGGCGTCTGCGTAGCGGCGTTCGCGAGTTTCGACGATCCACAGCCGGCCGGCATGTACATGACCGGCCCGCCGGCGAGCGGCAACGTGACTGTCACGAACATGAGCCCCTCCGGGAGCTTCTTCGATGTGTTCTACACGTTGAGCTCCGTCGCTGACGGTTCCTACAACGTCGTCGCGTTCGCCGATAACACCACGGGCCCCACGTCAACCTGCGACGAACCGCAGAATGGACAGCCATTCGGCTTCCACGGCGGGTTCCCGCCGGCGATGGTCGGCCTCTTCGGCTCCGACCGGTCGAACGTGAACATCATTATCCTGGCCAACGACACGTTCAGCCAGGGCGAGTTCGGCGGCCCGTCGGGCGAGTTCGGGTTCTCCGTCTGTAACGACGGTATCGACAACGACAACGATGGCATGATCGACAACCAGGACCCGGATTGTTCGGGCGGCGGTCCCGGCGGCCCGGGTGGCCCGGGCGGAGTCTGTCTCGTCGGTTCCGGCGGAGCGACGCTCCAAGGGTTCGTCTTGAGCGAGTTCGGCGACCCCGCCACGTTCCAGGGACTCGGCATCAAGAACACGACGAGCGGCAGTTTTGTCGCTGGCAACCAAACGAACGAGACCGGGTTCTACCAGTGCTCGGTGAACGCCGGCCCGTTCACGGTCGAGATGGGAACGCCTGACTTCGGTTACGGCAGCAACAGCGTGACGGTGACGGGCAGCGATGTGGTTAACAGGACCGTCGTCTGGGCGAACATCACGCTATCCTTCAACAACCGGCCGCAGTTCCAAGGCCCGACCACTTTCTACGGGGGCACGATCAACGGCACGATCCGTTTCAACAACGGCACGAACATCACGGGTGCTCGAATCAGCGTGTTCCCGCATTTCGAGGAGACGGGACCCGGCGGCGGTGAAGCTCCGCCTCCCCAAGACCCGAACTCGATCTTCAACCAGTTCGGTTACGCCGAGACCGCTTCGCCGTACTCGATAACGCGGCTTGCGAACGGCAGTTACGACATGTTCATCGAGGCGCCGGGTGTCGGGTCCGCGTTCATCCCGAACCAGGAGAACAACATCACGTTCACGAACGTGAACCAGAACAGCGTGAGCCTCATCTACTTCAATTACACGTTCTCGCCGCCGGGTAGCATCAGCGGCCGCGTGACGCAGACGAACGGCAGCGGTGTCGCAGGCGCCAACATCAATGCCTTCGGCCAGTCCGGCGGCGGCTTCACGCAGACGGATGCGACGGGCAACTACACGTTGAACATCGCGCCAGGCACCTATGGAATGCAAGTCGAGCCTCCGTTCGGTTCGCCGCTCGAACGTGCAAGCCTGTTCTTCGACTTCTTCTCGGGGACCGGCGGCGTGACCGTCACCCAGGGAAACACGACGATCCAGAACTTCACGCTGGGTGTCGGCGCCTCGATCGGCGGCCGCGTCGTGGACGGTAGCGGGAACCCGATTGCGTTCGCGAACGTGAATGTGTTCAGTGATTGTTTCGGGCCCGGGCCGTGCGACTTCCGTTACAACTTCGGACAGTCGAACGCCACGGGTGTTTTCAACCTCACGGGGACGACGCCGGGCTCGTACCGTTACCGTGTCGAGCCGCCCTTCGGAACGGGCTTCTCCACGAACGAATCGTCATCTTCCATAGCCGTCACGGCTGGGAACCACACGAACCTCGGGGACATCGTTCTCCGCACGGGCGGTTCGATGACTGGTTGCGTTCGTGACGACAATGGCGCACCGCTTTCGAACCTCTTCATCAACGTGTTCCCCTTCATCGAAGGCCCTGGTGGGTTCTTCGGTGGCGGTGGTTTCGGTCAGACGAACAGCACGGGCTGTTTCCTTGTTCGCGGCCTCGTCGCGGGCAACTATTCGGTGGAAGTGAATCCGCCGTTCGGTAGCGACCTTAGGCGGTTCCGCCAAGATCGTGTGCAGCTCAACGACAGTGAGGCGAAGGAACTTGGCAACATCACGCTCTCGACGGGTGGGGCGATCCAGGGCTTCATCTTCACTGGAGCGGGTGCGCCGGTCTCGCGTGCGTTCGTGAACGCGTTCAAGATCCAATTCGGGCCCCCGGGTGCGAACCAGGACTTCAGTGGAAGCTTCGGCTTCGCCCAGTCGGACGCGAACGGGTTCTACCGCATCGGTGGACTCTCGAACGGTAGTTTCGGCATGTTCGTGGATCCGCCCTTCGGGTCCGGCCTCTCCAGCGCCCAGGTGGATCCCTTCGGGACTGGGGAGTCCATCCTGGTTGCATCGACGGCGTGGCGTAATTTCACGTTGGACAGTGGTGGAATACTCACCGGTCGCGTGACTGATGGCACGAGTGCGGTCCAGAACGCGTGGGTGAACGTGTTCAGTTTCGAGGGCGGTTGGGGTGGGGCCCCGACGGGTCCGGACGGTCGTTTCACGATCGATGGGCTGCGTTCGGCGAATTACCAATTGAACGTGTTCCCGCCTTTCGGGTCGTCCTTGACGAGCGCTCAGCGCAACAACATCAATGTGACCGCCGGTTCTACGACGGACATCGGTTTCGTGAACCTTTCCGCCGGTATCACGATAAGCGGGAAGATCAACAAGACCGACGGCACCAACGTCTCGAACGCGTTCATCAATGCGTGGGAGATAGGTAGCTTCGGCTTCTTCGGCGCGTTCGGGTTCGCGCAGTCGAACTTTGAGGGTGATTACACGATCCGTGGCTTGAACGCCGGGACGTACAACCTCCGTGTGGAGGCTCCGTTCGGTTCCGGTCTTTCGAGTGTCGAGGCGCAGAACGTCGTCTTGAACGAGAGCATCGTGCGGAACTTCACATTGGGCGCGGGTGGCTCGATTTCGGGCCAGGTGTTCAAGGCGGACACCGGCGATGGGATGAACTTCGCCAATGTGTGGGTCTATTCGCCGACCACGAATTCGGGCGGCGGTGGACAAACGAACATCACTGGTCATTTCAACGTGAGCGGGCTCGCTCCGGCGAACGACTATGGTCTCTTCGTCGACCCTGGCTTCTTCAACAGCGCGTACCAATCGACGAACATCGTGCCGATCAACGTTACGTCGGGCAACACGACGACGGGATTGATCACGCAGTTCTCTGGAGCTGTTGCGAATCTCTCGAACATCAGCCTTGGGCGCGGTGGCGAGATCTTCGGTCGCGTCATCGATTCGAGCGGTAATGGCGTCAGTTTCGCGTTCGTTAACGCTTTCGTCGAGGGCGGAAGCTTCGGTTGGACGATGACGGGTGGCGACGGTCGCTTCACGGTCCGCGGTCTATCCGACCCCGGCTCGTCGCCTTACCACCTTAGGATCGACCCGCCGCAGGGAAGCGTATTCGTCCCGACGAGTGTCGACGTCTCGTGGGCCGCGAGCGGTTCCACGGATGCCGGGAACATCACGCTCTCCGGTGGAAAGACCGTGACGGGCTACGTGTTCCAAAGCGATGGGACGACGCCGATATCGGGCGCGAACGTGAACATCTGGTCTCCGGCCCTCTTTGGGGCCGGCGGGTCGACGACCACGAACGCGACCGGGTTCTACAACTTGAGCGGATTGCCCGCATCCACGTTCGACGTGAACGTCGACCCAGGATCGGGTCAGCCGCCGCGTTTCTTCGGAGCGGCGTTGGTCGTGAACGCGACGGGTGATTGCGTGTTCAGTGGGACGAGCAAGCCCGGTTGCGCCGACGTGAACGTCGTGCTCCAATCGCCGGGGAATGTACGCTTCCGCGTCACGGATGGGGCGAGCAATCAGCCGAACGTGTACGTGAACCTGTGGGACGATTCCACGGGCTTCGGTCGGCTCCAGTACACGAATTCGACGGGAAACACCTCGTTCACGGACCTTCCGCCTGGTAACTACAGCTACCAGATCCTGCTTCCGGGTTGTATCCCCGTGCTTCAGGTGGATAATCTGCCTATCGCGGCTGGCGACAACGGCGAGGTGCTTGTCACCCTCTCGGCGTCGACCCCATGGTACGTCCGCGGCAACCTAACGGGCGCGAACGTGAGCGGGATAAGCGTGCTCATCATCCGGAATGCGACGGCAAGTAACGCGACCGGTCTCGGGTCGTTCAGTTATTCGAACTTCACGGTGACGAACACGACCGGGTTCTTCCAGTTCGGTTTGAACACTAGCAGGGACGTGCCCGAGGGTGTCTACGAGCTTCGCTTCCTGAATTCCACGGGAAGTCAGATCGGGAACAGTACCATGACGGTGGTCCAGGCTTCGTCGAACTACGCCGGCAGCGCCCCGACCACGTCGCGAGAGGCGTTGAGCCTCGCAAGCGGCGGTGGAGACATCGAATTGAGTGTTGCGAGGGTCTAA
- a CDS encoding PKD domain-containing protein yields MRRALVLSALLLLIFASPAEAAPPVARLATPEPVTVGETMIFDASGSSDPDGDIRSYFWNFGDGANTTSTSPKVAHAYEKAGLFTVLLAVFDSQGQSSSNVTSVTVARSPTKLSVPEVVGKAGTQVTIKATLEDARGRGISSRVIRFFLEGEELGASTTIEGTATGLLNRTALRAGVHNLTTLFNGDDAYLASANVTLLKLLPGDITVRVTGNESGRAGIALGYRANASSPATNITAYDWDFDGDGAVDTRSFVPEVLHVFPRASTYIVTVTAIDEQGHTGNGTLTVTIFPPHDASADENGLLSPGLKVPAPTPFISLAVAGLLSHLLVAAQRRRQGR; encoded by the coding sequence ATGAGGAGGGCGCTCGTTCTTTCCGCCCTCCTTCTCTTGATTTTCGCGTCCCCAGCGGAAGCGGCGCCACCGGTCGCGCGACTAGCGACTCCCGAGCCCGTGACTGTCGGGGAGACGATGATCTTCGACGCAAGCGGTTCGAGCGATCCGGATGGCGATATCAGGAGTTACTTCTGGAACTTCGGCGACGGCGCGAATACCACGTCGACGAGCCCGAAGGTGGCCCACGCTTACGAGAAGGCAGGCCTCTTCACGGTGCTTCTCGCGGTCTTCGACTCGCAAGGACAATCATCGAGCAATGTCACGTCGGTCACCGTCGCCCGCTCGCCGACGAAACTCTCGGTCCCTGAGGTCGTCGGAAAGGCAGGAACGCAGGTCACTATCAAGGCCACGTTGGAGGACGCGCGGGGACGCGGCATCTCGTCGAGGGTGATACGCTTCTTCCTCGAAGGAGAGGAGCTTGGGGCGTCAACCACGATCGAGGGTACGGCCACGGGTCTCCTGAACAGGACTGCGCTGCGGGCCGGTGTCCATAACCTCACCACATTGTTCAACGGAGACGACGCGTATCTCGCCTCCGCGAACGTCACCCTCCTGAAGCTGCTCCCGGGCGACATCACGGTCCGGGTCACCGGAAACGAGTCGGGCCGGGCCGGCATTGCGCTCGGGTATCGCGCGAACGCCTCATCGCCCGCCACCAACATCACGGCCTATGATTGGGATTTTGACGGGGACGGCGCGGTGGACACGCGAAGTTTCGTGCCGGAAGTCTTGCACGTTTTCCCCCGGGCAAGCACCTACATCGTGACGGTGACGGCCATCGACGAACAGGGGCACACCGGGAACGGCACGTTGACGGTCACGATCTTTCCGCCGCACGACGCCAGCGCGGACGAGAACGGCTTGTTGTCGCCTGGCCTGAAAGTCCCCGCCCCGACGCCCTTCATTTCGCTTGCAGTCGCGGGCCTTCTGTCTCATCTACTCGTGGCGGCACAACGACGACGCCAAGGCCGATGA